A genomic region of Minwuia thermotolerans contains the following coding sequences:
- a CDS encoding DUF4089 domain-containing protein — MAKAFDAETHMRAMAAALDLGITPAQEAGVRQFLELAARMNTLLEAAPVPADSLELAPVFTPPERDA; from the coding sequence ATGGCCAAAGCGTTCGACGCCGAAACCCACATGCGCGCCATGGCGGCGGCGCTGGACCTCGGGATAACGCCCGCTCAGGAAGCCGGCGTCCGGCAGTTTCTGGAACTCGCCGCGCGGATGAACACGTTGCTGGAAGCCGCGCCCGTGCCTGCCGACAGCCTGGAACTTGCGCCGGTATTCACCCCGCCGGAACGGGACGCCTGA
- a CDS encoding cysteine hydrolase family protein, producing the protein MPKPLIEARPGAIEIDPARTALIIIDMQRDFLEPGGFGETLGNDVGLLAAAIGPCGRVLEAARRAGLAVIHTREGHRPDLSDAPPAKIERGAPAMRIGDLGPMGRILVRGEPGHEIIPALAPAPGEPVVDKPGKGAFYQTDLELMLHNRGIEALLVCGVTTEVCVHTTVREANDRGFRCIVVGDACGSYFPEFHEAGLRMIAAQGGIFGWVTDAAAVVRALEAVETD; encoded by the coding sequence TTGCCGAAACCGCTGATTGAAGCCCGGCCGGGCGCCATCGAAATCGACCCGGCGCGCACGGCGCTGATCATCATCGACATGCAGCGGGACTTCCTGGAGCCCGGTGGCTTCGGCGAAACGCTGGGCAATGACGTCGGCCTGCTGGCGGCCGCCATCGGTCCGTGCGGGCGCGTGCTGGAGGCGGCGCGGCGGGCCGGCCTGGCGGTCATCCACACCCGGGAAGGACACCGCCCCGATCTCAGCGATGCGCCGCCGGCCAAGATCGAGCGCGGCGCGCCCGCCATGCGGATCGGCGACCTCGGCCCCATGGGCCGTATCCTGGTGCGCGGCGAGCCCGGTCATGAGATCATACCCGCGCTTGCGCCCGCACCGGGAGAGCCGGTGGTCGACAAGCCCGGCAAGGGCGCCTTCTACCAGACCGATCTGGAGCTGATGCTGCACAACCGGGGTATCGAGGCTCTGCTGGTCTGCGGTGTGACGACCGAGGTCTGTGTCCACACCACCGTACGCGAAGCCAATGATCGGGGATTCCGCTGTATCGTCGTCGGCGACGCCTGCGGCTCCTACTTCCCGGAGTTCCACGAGGCGGGGCTCAGAATGATCGCCGCGCAGGGCGGCATCTTCGGCTGGGTCACCGACGCCGCCGCGGTGGTTCGGGCGCTCGAGGCGGTGGAGACCGACTGA
- the atzF gene encoding allophanate hydrolase, with product MLDDEMLTIEALRRALLAGDIRPSEIAAEVARRCDAADPAIWINRMSADALIAEGRRLDGLDPATHPLLGIPFAVKDNIDVAGLPTTAGCPAFEYAPERDAEVVRRLREAGALIVGKTNLDQFATGLVGVRSPYGVPGNSFDPAFVPGGSSSGSAVAVAKGLCAFSLGTDTAGSGRVPAAFNNLVGWKPSKGLLSTTGLVPACRSLDCISVFALTAADAAAVADIVAGFDAADPFSRAMPKDVTGPSDWRGARLGVPLAANLDFFGDGDCEKLFHETVAAAERLGGEPVEIDITPFLDAARLLYEGPWVAERYISVQELIERDPEALHPVTREITLGGRDPKATDLFRAEYRLAELRRAAGDILAGLDLMLLPTAGTIYRIAEVEADPIRLNSNLGRYTNFMNLLDLAGVAVPAGFRPDGMPFGVTLAAPAFHDRRLLALAGALHEETSPLIGAARSPLAAAPPKHGSETDVLEIAVCGAHMSGLSLNGELRDLGGTLVRPARTAGNYRFYALAGPEPARPGLVRVPQGGGAVEVEIWRLPACAVGALLAAIPAPLGLGSIALADGGTVKGFLCEAAATGDARDITAFGSWRRYLDARHKGSAELAETAD from the coding sequence GTGCTGGACGATGAAATGCTGACCATCGAGGCGCTGCGCCGCGCCCTGCTGGCGGGCGATATCCGGCCCAGCGAGATCGCCGCTGAAGTCGCGCGCCGCTGCGACGCCGCCGACCCGGCCATCTGGATCAACCGCATGTCGGCGGACGCCCTCATTGCGGAGGGGCGCCGCCTCGACGGGCTCGACCCCGCGACGCACCCCCTGCTCGGCATCCCGTTCGCGGTGAAGGACAATATCGACGTGGCCGGCCTGCCGACCACGGCCGGTTGCCCGGCCTTCGAATATGCGCCGGAACGTGACGCGGAGGTCGTTCGGCGGCTGCGCGAGGCGGGCGCGCTGATCGTCGGCAAGACCAATCTGGACCAGTTCGCCACGGGCCTCGTCGGCGTGCGCTCACCCTATGGCGTGCCCGGCAACAGCTTCGATCCGGCCTTCGTCCCCGGCGGCTCCAGTTCCGGTTCCGCGGTGGCCGTGGCGAAGGGTCTCTGCGCCTTCTCGCTGGGCACGGACACGGCGGGTTCGGGCCGCGTCCCGGCGGCCTTCAACAACCTCGTGGGCTGGAAGCCGAGCAAGGGCCTGCTTTCGACCACGGGACTGGTGCCGGCCTGCCGCTCGCTTGACTGCATTTCCGTCTTCGCGCTGACAGCGGCCGACGCCGCAGCCGTCGCCGACATCGTCGCCGGCTTCGATGCGGCCGATCCATTCTCCCGCGCCATGCCGAAGGACGTCACGGGCCCGTCCGACTGGCGCGGCGCCCGCCTCGGCGTGCCCCTGGCGGCCAATCTCGACTTTTTCGGCGACGGCGATTGCGAAAAGCTGTTCCACGAGACCGTCGCCGCCGCGGAACGGCTCGGTGGCGAGCCGGTCGAAATCGACATCACGCCCTTCCTCGACGCGGCGCGGCTGCTCTACGAAGGGCCGTGGGTCGCCGAACGCTATATCTCGGTCCAGGAGTTGATCGAGCGCGACCCGGAGGCGCTGCACCCGGTCACGCGGGAGATCACGCTCGGCGGCCGTGACCCGAAGGCGACCGATCTGTTCCGCGCGGAGTATCGCCTTGCCGAACTGCGCCGCGCCGCCGGCGACATCCTCGCCGGGCTCGATCTGATGCTGCTGCCGACCGCGGGCACCATCTACCGCATCGCCGAAGTCGAGGCCGACCCGATCCGTCTCAACAGCAATCTCGGACGCTATACCAATTTCATGAACCTGCTCGATCTCGCAGGGGTGGCCGTACCGGCCGGGTTCCGGCCCGACGGCATGCCCTTCGGGGTGACTCTGGCGGCGCCGGCCTTCCATGACCGCCGCCTGCTGGCGCTGGCCGGCGCGCTGCATGAGGAGACCTCCCCCCTCATCGGCGCTGCGCGGTCCCCGCTCGCCGCGGCGCCTCCGAAACACGGCAGCGAAACGGACGTCCTCGAGATCGCCGTCTGCGGCGCGCACATGTCCGGCCTGTCGCTCAACGGCGAGTTGAGGGACCTGGGGGGAACGCTGGTCCGTCCGGCCAGGACCGCAGGGAATTATCGTTTCTATGCCCTCGCCGGCCCCGAGCCGGCCCGACCCGGACTGGTCCGCGTCCCGCAAGGCGGCGGCGCGGTGGAAGTGGAAATCTGGCGTCTGCCCGCGTGCGCGGTCGGCGCCCTGCTGGCGGCGATCCCCGCCCCCCTCGGCCTGGGGTCCATCGCCCTCGCCGACGGCGGAACGGTGAAGGGCTTTCTCTGCGAGGCCGCGGCCACCGGAGACGCCCGCGACATCACCGCTTTCGGAAGCTGGCGGCGCTATCTCGACGCGCGGCACAAAGGGAGCGCCGAACTTGCCGAAACCGCTGATTGA
- a CDS encoding dipeptide ABC transporter ATP-binding protein — MTEPKDPVPILSVEGLSVDFRTRGGVVHAVRGVDFELYRGETLGVVGESGSGKSVTAFNIMGILEASGRVAAGHVRFRGLDLTTASERALREIRGREASMIFQNPRVALNPIRTVGDQIEDVLRRHTTIHSRDLKKKAIDALDAVRIRNPELRYSAYPFELSGGMCQRVMIALALACDPQLLIADEPTTGLDVTTQKTIMDLIRDLGRERNLATVLITHDLGLASQYCQRLVVMKSGEVVEAAATLELFANPQHPYTRKLIKATPRLDSRLEDLSDEPPASRPSPVAAPPAADGPPLLAVENLVKEFSAASGSGWWRRLTGREADETPPFRAVDDVSFHLRAGESVGLVGESGCGKSTTSNMITRLMDPTAGRILFEGHDLAAIPAADFALRPERRLIQMVFQDPTESLNPRFSARRCIADPLMRLDGMRNAAERGARIVELAGMVGLPEDLLGRFPHQLSGGQKARVGIARAIAVAPKLLILDEPTSALDVSVQAIVLKLLADLKRRLGMSYLFVSHDLNVVRLLCDRVIVMNAGRIVEQGPADEILSSPKDDYTRALIEAVPHLEMDSAAAKARLAEEVS; from the coding sequence ATGACCGAACCGAAGGATCCCGTTCCCATCCTCTCAGTGGAGGGTCTGAGCGTCGACTTCAGGACCCGGGGCGGCGTCGTCCACGCCGTGCGCGGCGTCGACTTCGAATTGTACCGCGGCGAGACCCTGGGCGTCGTCGGCGAAAGCGGTTCCGGCAAGTCCGTCACCGCCTTCAACATCATGGGCATCCTGGAGGCTTCTGGCCGGGTGGCGGCGGGGCATGTCCGCTTCCGCGGCCTGGACCTGACCACCGCGTCGGAGCGGGCGCTGCGCGAGATCAGGGGCCGCGAGGCCTCCATGATCTTCCAGAATCCGCGCGTCGCGCTGAACCCCATCCGCACCGTCGGCGACCAGATCGAGGACGTGCTGCGCCGACACACGACGATCCATTCCCGCGACCTGAAGAAGAAGGCCATCGACGCACTGGATGCCGTGCGCATCCGCAATCCGGAGCTGCGTTACTCGGCCTATCCCTTCGAGTTGTCGGGCGGCATGTGCCAGCGCGTCATGATCGCCCTGGCGCTGGCCTGCGACCCGCAACTGCTGATCGCGGACGAGCCGACCACCGGCCTGGACGTCACCACCCAGAAGACGATCATGGACCTGATCCGCGACCTGGGACGGGAGCGCAATCTGGCCACCGTGCTGATCACCCACGATCTGGGACTGGCGAGCCAGTACTGCCAGCGGCTGGTGGTGATGAAATCCGGCGAGGTCGTGGAAGCGGCCGCCACGCTGGAGCTGTTCGCCAATCCGCAGCATCCCTATACGCGGAAACTCATCAAGGCGACGCCGCGCCTCGACAGCCGCCTCGAGGATCTTTCGGATGAGCCGCCCGCCAGCCGTCCGAGTCCGGTCGCCGCACCACCCGCCGCCGACGGGCCGCCGCTGCTGGCCGTGGAAAACCTGGTCAAGGAATTCAGCGCCGCGTCCGGCAGCGGCTGGTGGCGGCGGCTGACCGGCCGGGAGGCGGACGAAACGCCGCCCTTCCGTGCCGTCGACGACGTCAGCTTCCACCTCCGCGCCGGCGAAAGCGTCGGCCTGGTCGGCGAATCCGGCTGCGGCAAGTCCACGACCTCAAACATGATCACGCGCCTGATGGACCCGACCGCCGGCCGCATCCTGTTCGAAGGCCACGACCTGGCGGCGATCCCGGCGGCGGACTTCGCGCTCAGACCGGAACGGCGGCTGATCCAGATGGTCTTTCAGGATCCCACGGAGAGCCTCAACCCGCGGTTCAGCGCGCGCCGCTGCATCGCCGATCCGCTGATGCGTCTCGACGGCATGCGCAACGCCGCCGAGCGCGGGGCGCGCATCGTCGAACTGGCCGGCATGGTGGGCCTGCCCGAAGATCTGCTCGGGCGCTTCCCGCACCAGCTCTCGGGCGGCCAGAAGGCCCGCGTCGGCATCGCCCGCGCCATCGCGGTCGCGCCGAAGCTGCTGATTCTGGACGAACCGACTTCGGCGCTCGACGTGTCGGTGCAGGCGATCGTGCTCAAATTGCTGGCGGACCTGAAGCGCCGCCTGGGCATGAGCTATCTGTTCGTCAGCCACGATCTGAACGTCGTGCGCCTGCTCTGCGACCGGGTGATCGTCATGAACGCCGGCCGGATCGTTGAGCAGGGTCCGGCGGACGAAATCCTGTCCAGTCCGAAGGATGACTACACCCGCGCCCTGATCGAGGCCGTGCCGCACCTGGAGATGGACAGCGCCGCGGCGAAGGCCCGGCTGGCGGAGGAAGTCTCTTGA
- a CDS encoding ABC transporter permease → MREFLKHLRYILTENPVTLVAGSIFALLVLFALFGPWIAPYDPLASSANALQPPSARHWFGTDQLGRDVLSRVIVATRLDLTIAVVAVALSFMAGSVLGSAAGYYGGWIDRVVGRLTDTIMAFPLFVLAMGIVAALGNSVENIIYATAIINFPFYARVARAEVNVRREAGFVLAARLAGNSDIRLLATQIYPNVLPPMMVQVSLNMGWAILNAAGLSFIGLGVRPPTPEWGIMVAEGAGYIVSGEWWLALFPGAALMIAVFCFNLLGDGLRDLIDPRRRT, encoded by the coding sequence ATGCGGGAGTTCCTGAAGCACCTGCGCTACATCCTGACCGAGAATCCGGTCACGCTGGTCGCCGGGTCGATCTTTGCGCTGCTGGTCCTGTTCGCGTTGTTCGGGCCCTGGATCGCGCCCTACGACCCGCTGGCAAGCTCCGCGAACGCGCTGCAGCCGCCCAGCGCGCGGCACTGGTTCGGCACCGACCAGCTGGGCCGCGACGTGCTCAGCCGGGTCATCGTCGCCACGAGGCTGGACCTGACCATCGCCGTGGTGGCGGTCGCGCTCTCCTTCATGGCGGGCAGCGTGCTGGGCTCGGCAGCCGGCTATTACGGCGGCTGGATCGACCGGGTCGTCGGGCGCCTGACCGACACCATCATGGCCTTTCCCCTGTTCGTGCTGGCCATGGGCATCGTCGCGGCGCTGGGCAACAGCGTCGAGAACATCATCTACGCCACCGCGATCATCAATTTTCCCTTCTACGCCCGCGTCGCCCGCGCCGAGGTCAACGTCCGCCGGGAAGCGGGCTTCGTCCTGGCGGCCCGGCTGGCGGGCAATTCCGACATCCGCCTGCTGGCGACGCAGATCTACCCTAATGTGCTGCCGCCGATGATGGTGCAGGTCTCGCTCAACATGGGCTGGGCGATCCTCAATGCCGCCGGCCTTTCCTTCATCGGCCTCGGCGTCCGCCCGCCGACCCCGGAATGGGGAATCATGGTGGCCGAGGGCGCCGGCTACATCGTCTCCGGCGAGTGGTGGCTGGCGCTGTTCCCCGGCGCGGCGCTGATGATCGCCGTGTTCTGCTTCAACCTGCTGGGCGACGGTCTGCGCGACCTGATCGACCCGCGCCGGCGCACCTGA
- a CDS encoding ABC transporter permease, with the protein MARRSTVALIGGRLLQAVPSIAGVIIVTFILTRALPGDPAVYFAGPAADAQSIEQVRQALGLDRSLPEQFLIYLGDLFTGDLGQSISTGRPVVEELIRRMPASLELTFLALLFSLSVALPLGILAATRPNSWIDHLCRVVVTAGVSLPVFFTGLFLVYVFYFILGIAPSPLGRIDIFYLDPPHVTGFFTIDSLLAGDIDTFGAALAQLVLPAITLGLFTLAPLARMTRGAMLAVLSSDFIRTARASGLSRPTVLYTYALRNAMLPILTTLGMVFSFMLGSNVLVEKVFAWPGIGSFAIEALIVSDYAAVQGFVLAMAFLYVALNLVIDILYTVVDPRIGLEG; encoded by the coding sequence ATGGCCCGGCGCTCGACCGTTGCGCTGATCGGGGGACGGCTGCTGCAGGCCGTCCCCTCGATCGCCGGCGTCATCATCGTCACCTTCATCCTGACCCGGGCCCTGCCCGGCGATCCGGCGGTCTACTTCGCCGGACCGGCGGCCGACGCCCAGTCCATCGAGCAGGTGCGCCAGGCCCTGGGCCTCGACCGCAGCCTTCCTGAACAGTTCCTGATCTATCTGGGCGACCTGTTCACCGGCGACCTCGGCCAGTCGATCAGCACCGGCCGCCCGGTGGTGGAGGAGCTGATCCGGCGCATGCCGGCCTCGCTGGAACTGACCTTCCTGGCGCTGCTCTTCTCTCTGTCGGTGGCGCTGCCGCTCGGGATCCTGGCGGCCACGCGCCCCAACAGCTGGATCGACCATCTCTGCCGCGTGGTCGTCACCGCCGGCGTCTCCCTGCCCGTGTTCTTCACCGGGCTGTTCCTGGTCTATGTCTTCTATTTCATCCTCGGCATCGCGCCCTCGCCGCTGGGGCGGATCGATATCTTCTATCTCGACCCGCCGCACGTGACGGGTTTCTTCACCATCGATTCCCTGCTGGCGGGCGACATCGACACCTTCGGCGCGGCGCTGGCGCAGCTCGTCCTGCCGGCGATCACGCTCGGCCTCTTCACCCTGGCGCCGCTGGCGCGCATGACCCGCGGCGCGATGCTGGCCGTGCTGTCGAGCGATTTCATCCGCACGGCACGGGCCTCCGGCCTGTCGCGGCCGACCGTGCTCTACACCTACGCACTCCGCAACGCGATGCTGCCGATCCTGACCACGCTCGGCATGGTCTTCTCGTTCATGCTCGGCTCCAACGTGCTGGTGGAAAAGGTCTTCGCCTGGCCGGGCATCGGCTCCTTCGCCATCGAGGCGCTGATCGTCTCCGACTACGCCGCCGTGCAGGGCTTCGTGCTCGCCATGGCATTCCTCTACGTGGCGCTGAACCTGGTGATCGACATCCTCTACACCGTCGTCGACCCTCGCATCGGACTGGAGGGCTGA
- a CDS encoding ABC transporter substrate-binding protein has translation MDRRNFLKLTAYGAGAVAVPMLAPFGAPQAAGRADTLLVVVGSTVNSMDIHRAGTNRPSYAIAVNLYDRLVGFGTKTLADGTEMYDYQNLTPELAESWAFAADGTSVTFKLKPDAVFWDGSPVTAEDVKWSFDRAVSVGGFPTTQMRAGLLEKPEQFTAVDEKTFRIDFLRPSKLTMPDLAVPVPIIINSKVAKANATQDDPWATEYLHRNPAGSGAFMLERWDPGQQVVYKRFDDWKCGPLPGVERVIMREIPSSSTRRALLERGDADISLDLPPKDFAELMASGRYTVAAAPIENSMIAIGLDTTYGPFQDKRVRQAVAYAIPYEQIFKQAAFERGIPMWGGASFEPADISWPQPFPYSTDYDKAKALLAEAGYADGFEVPFAFNLGFAQWSEPMALLVQEGLGKVGIRTAVEKVPGANWRTQVLIEKKWPMHIKNFGGWLNYPDYYAFWVYQDGRLFNSMKYRNETVETVTEEALHLPVEHPDYAPKIKQLIATFFDEVPLIPVFQPYLDVAMQPNVSGYKFYFHRQLDARWLSKA, from the coding sequence ATGGACAGGCGCAACTTTCTCAAGCTGACGGCATACGGCGCGGGCGCGGTTGCGGTGCCGATGCTGGCGCCCTTCGGCGCGCCGCAGGCGGCGGGCCGCGCGGACACGCTGCTGGTCGTCGTCGGCAGCACCGTCAACAGCATGGACATCCACCGCGCCGGCACCAACCGGCCGAGCTATGCCATCGCGGTCAACCTGTACGACCGCCTGGTCGGCTTCGGAACCAAGACGCTGGCCGACGGCACGGAGATGTACGACTACCAGAATCTCACGCCGGAACTGGCCGAAAGCTGGGCGTTCGCGGCGGACGGCACTTCGGTGACCTTCAAGCTGAAGCCGGACGCGGTCTTCTGGGACGGGTCGCCGGTGACGGCCGAGGATGTGAAATGGTCGTTCGACCGGGCCGTTTCGGTCGGCGGCTTCCCGACCACGCAGATGCGCGCGGGTCTGCTGGAGAAGCCCGAGCAGTTCACGGCGGTCGACGAAAAGACCTTCCGCATCGATTTCCTGCGTCCCTCCAAGCTGACCATGCCCGATCTGGCCGTGCCCGTGCCGATCATCATCAACTCGAAAGTGGCGAAGGCCAACGCCACCCAGGACGACCCCTGGGCGACCGAGTACCTGCACCGCAATCCCGCGGGCAGCGGCGCTTTCATGCTGGAGCGCTGGGATCCGGGCCAGCAGGTGGTCTACAAGCGCTTCGACGACTGGAAATGCGGTCCCCTGCCCGGCGTCGAGCGGGTCATCATGCGCGAGATTCCCTCGTCCTCGACCCGCCGGGCGCTGCTGGAGCGCGGCGACGCAGACATCTCGCTGGACCTGCCGCCGAAGGATTTCGCCGAACTCATGGCCTCGGGCAGGTACACGGTGGCCGCGGCGCCGATCGAGAATTCGATGATCGCCATCGGCCTCGACACCACCTACGGCCCCTTCCAGGACAAGCGGGTGCGCCAGGCCGTGGCCTACGCCATTCCCTATGAGCAGATCTTCAAACAGGCCGCTTTCGAGCGCGGCATTCCCATGTGGGGCGGCGCATCCTTCGAGCCGGCCGACATCAGCTGGCCGCAGCCCTTCCCCTACTCGACCGACTACGACAAGGCGAAGGCACTGCTGGCGGAGGCCGGATACGCGGACGGTTTCGAGGTGCCCTTCGCCTTCAACCTCGGCTTCGCGCAGTGGTCCGAACCGATGGCCCTGCTGGTTCAGGAAGGACTCGGCAAGGTCGGCATCCGCACCGCGGTCGAGAAGGTGCCGGGCGCCAACTGGCGCACCCAGGTGCTGATCGAGAAGAAGTGGCCGATGCACATCAAGAACTTCGGCGGCTGGCTCAACTACCCCGACTACTACGCCTTCTGGGTCTATCAGGACGGGCGGCTGTTCAACTCCATGAAGTACCGCAACGAGACCGTCGAGACGGTGACCGAAGAGGCCCTGCATCTGCCGGTGGAGCACCCGGACTACGCGCCGAAGATCAAGCAGCTCATCGCCACCTTCTTCGACGAGGTGCCGCTGATCCCCGTCTTCCAGCCCTATCTGGACGTGGCGATGCAGCCGAATGTCTCGGGCTACAAGTTCTACTTCCACCGCCAGCTCGACGCCCGCTGGCTGAGCAAGGCCTGA
- a CDS encoding GntR family transcriptional regulator → MTRVELLTQKLAEDILDGRLKPGAKLDEQGLADRFGVSRTPVREAIGQLVAMGMLEKRPHVGAVVRQVTAERLSQMFEVMAELEAACARLAAERMTAAELGELLALHEETRIAVENGDHEAYEVLNRRFHNAIYSGTHNDMLVDTTLEARRRVAPYRRAQFSVAGRVAASYDEHGDVVAGIRRRDGERAYQAMRAHIRTVKDASMSYVAQTLNLDTDRS, encoded by the coding sequence ATGACCCGGGTGGAACTGCTGACACAGAAACTCGCCGAGGACATCCTCGACGGCCGGCTGAAGCCTGGCGCGAAGCTGGACGAACAGGGTCTGGCCGACCGCTTCGGCGTCTCCCGCACGCCGGTCCGGGAAGCCATCGGTCAGCTGGTCGCCATGGGCATGCTGGAAAAGCGCCCCCATGTCGGCGCCGTCGTCCGCCAGGTCACGGCCGAGCGCCTGAGCCAGATGTTCGAGGTCATGGCCGAGCTGGAAGCCGCCTGCGCGCGCCTGGCGGCCGAACGGATGACCGCAGCCGAACTCGGCGAACTGCTGGCGCTGCACGAGGAGACCCGCATCGCCGTGGAGAACGGCGACCACGAGGCCTACGAGGTGCTCAACCGCCGTTTTCACAATGCGATCTACAGCGGCACTCACAACGACATGCTGGTGGACACGACCCTGGAGGCCCGCCGGCGGGTGGCGCCCTATCGCCGAGCCCAGTTCTCGGTCGCCGGCCGCGTGGCGGCCTCATACGACGAGCATGGCGACGTCGTGGCCGGCATCCGGCGGCGCGACGGCGAACGGGCCTATCAGGCCATGCGCGCGCATATCCGGACCGTGAAGGACGCTTCCATGAGCTATGTCGCGCAGACGCTCAATCTCGATACGGATCGATCCTGA
- a CDS encoding cysteine hydrolase family protein, giving the protein MNKPPTDAGRARRRLGAGDSYHWRVDETVVDMAMPLPEPRRAAIAAEPQSVVCDLNRTALVVIDMQNDFCAPGGWVDHLGQDYTPDRRPIEPLNKLIPPLREAGVPIVWVNWGNRADLANMPPNQIHLYKPDGSGIGLGEPLPASGAPVLQKDSWAAAIVDELDTDPGDIFVDKHRISGFWDTPLDSILRNLGTRSILFAGVNTDQCVLHSLTDANFLGYGCILLEDCCATTSPDFCTEATVWNVRKCFGFVSDSTRVLAALREMEG; this is encoded by the coding sequence ATGAACAAGCCGCCGACAGATGCGGGCAGGGCGCGGCGCCGGCTTGGCGCGGGCGACAGCTATCACTGGCGCGTCGACGAGACCGTTGTCGACATGGCGATGCCGCTTCCCGAGCCGCGCCGCGCCGCCATCGCTGCCGAGCCGCAGTCGGTGGTCTGCGACCTGAACCGAACCGCGCTGGTGGTCATCGACATGCAGAACGACTTCTGCGCCCCGGGCGGCTGGGTCGACCATCTGGGGCAGGATTACACGCCGGACAGGCGCCCCATCGAGCCCCTGAACAAGCTGATTCCGCCCCTCCGCGAAGCCGGGGTGCCGATCGTCTGGGTCAACTGGGGCAACCGGGCGGACCTGGCCAACATGCCGCCGAACCAGATCCACCTCTACAAGCCGGACGGATCGGGCATCGGCCTGGGCGAGCCCCTGCCCGCCAGCGGCGCACCCGTGCTGCAGAAGGACAGCTGGGCCGCCGCCATCGTCGACGAGCTCGACACCGATCCGGGCGACATCTTCGTCGACAAACACCGCATCAGCGGCTTCTGGGATACGCCGCTGGACAGCATCCTGCGCAATCTGGGCACGCGGTCCATCCTGTTCGCCGGGGTCAACACCGACCAGTGCGTGCTGCATTCGCTGACCGACGCCAACTTCCTGGGCTATGGCTGCATCCTGCTGGAGGACTGCTGCGCCACCACCTCGCCGGACTTCTGCACCGAGGCCACGGTCTGGAATGTCAGGAAATGCTTCGGCTTCGTCAGCGATTCCACGCGCGTCCTGGCGGCCCTGCGCGAGATGGAGGGCTGA